In the Brevundimonas mediterranea genome, CGTTCGTCGATCAGCGCGTGTACGTATTATCCGGCGTACTTGGCCGCATCCTCGTCCGAGATGTCCTCGTTCGAATAGACGTTCTGCACATCGTCCTCGGCGTCCAGGGCGTCCAGCAGCTTGAACAGGGTGCCGACGGCCTCGCCCGTCACGGTCACCTCCGACTGGGGCTTCCAGACGATGGCGGTCGACTTGGGGTCGCCCAGCACCTTGGACATGGCCTCGGCCACTTCGTTCAGGTCCTCGAAGGCGGTCCAGATGGTGTGGCCCGGCGCGTCCTCGTAGATGTCGGGCTTGACCAGATCGCTCTCGACGTCCTGGGCGCCGGCCTCGATGGCGGCTTCCATGACCTCGTCCTCGGTCCCGGCCTCGGCCTTGTAGATGATCTGGCCGACCTTATCCCACATGAAGGCGACCGAGTTCATCTCGCTCAGCGCGCCGCCGTTCTTCTTGAAGGCCGCGCCGATGTTCGACGCCGCGCGGTTGCGGTTGTCGGTCAGGGCCTCGACGATGATGCCGACGCCGCCGGGGCCCCGGCCCTCGTAGCGGACCTCTTCCATCGTATCGACGTCGCCGCCCGAGGCCTTGTTGATGGCCCGCTGGATCACGTCCTTGGGCAGGCTTTCGGCCTTGGCGTTGTTGACGGCCAGACGCAGGCGCGGATTGGCCGCCGGATCGGGCAGACCCGACTTGGCCGCCACCGTGATGTCGCGCGACAGTTTGGAGAACAGCTTGGAGCGCACCGCGTCGGCGCGCCCCTTGCGGTGCATGATGTTCTTGAATTTCGAGTGGCCGGCCATGGGATCGTCTTCGAGAGTCTGAAACCTGAGCCGCGCCTCCTAGCCGATGCGCGGCGGGCTGTCACGATGTACGGGCGTGATGAGCGTCGGGGGGTGGAACCTCGGCCGTTTGGGCGTATTGATCCCTGACGCTGCTATGGAGCCCCCGATGAACACCGCCG is a window encoding:
- a CDS encoding YebC/PmpR family DNA-binding transcriptional regulator, with amino-acid sequence MAGHSKFKNIMHRKGRADAVRSKLFSKLSRDITVAAKSGLPDPAANPRLRLAVNNAKAESLPKDVIQRAINKASGGDVDTMEEVRYEGRGPGGVGIIVEALTDNRNRAASNIGAAFKKNGGALSEMNSVAFMWDKVGQIIYKAEAGTEDEVMEAAIEAGAQDVESDLVKPDIYEDAPGHTIWTAFEDLNEVAEAMSKVLGDPKSTAIVWKPQSEVTVTGEAVGTLFKLLDALDAEDDVQNVYSNEDISDEDAAKYAG